The following proteins are encoded in a genomic region of Oncorhynchus kisutch isolate 150728-3 linkage group LG4, Okis_V2, whole genome shotgun sequence:
- the LOC109889046 gene encoding elongation of very long chain fatty acids protein 4 isoform X2, which translates to MPVASIFLLYLGVVWAGPKLMKHRQPVDLKAVLIVYNFAMVCLSVYMFHEFLVTSILSNYSYLCQPVDYSTSPLAMRMAKACWWFFFSKVIELADTVFFILRKKNSQLTFLHVYHHGTMIFNWWAGAKYLAGGQSFCIGLLNTFVHTVMYSYYGLAALGPHMQKYLWWKRYLTSLQLLQFVLLTTHTGYNLFTECDFPDSMNAYVFFYCVSLILLFSNFYYQSYLSRKSKKT; encoded by the exons ATGCCAGTGGCTTCTATATTCCTCCTCtatcttggtgtggtctgggctGGGCCCAAGCTGATGAAACACAGGCAACCTGTTGACCTCAAGGCTGTGCTCATTGTCTACAACTTCGCCatggtctgcctgtctgtctacatGTTCCACGAG TTCTTGGTCACGTCCATACTGTCTAACTACAGTTACTTGTGTCAACCTGTGGATTACAGCACTAGCCCACTGGCGATGAGG ATGGCCAAAGCATGCTGGTGGTTTTTCTTCTCCAAGGTCATAGAATTGGCTGACACG GTGTTTTTCATCCTGAGGAAGAAAAACAGTCAGCTGACCTTCCTGCATGTCTATCACCATGGCACCATGATCTTCAACTGGTGGGCAGGGGCGAAGTACCTGGCTGGAGGCCAAT cGTTCTGCATCGGTCTTCTCAACACCTTCGTCCACACTGTAATGTACTCCTACTACGGACTGGCTGCTCTTGGGCCTCACATGCAGAAGTACTTATGGTGGAAACGCTATCTGACGTCACTTCAGCTG CTCCAGTTTGTCCTGCTGACAACTCACACAGGCTACAACCTCTTCACTGAGTGTGACTTCCCAGACTCCATGAATGCCTATgtgtttttctactgtgtcagCCTCATCCTACTCTTCAGCAACTTCTACTATCAGAGCTACCTCAGCAGGAAGAGCAAGAAGACGTGA
- the LOC109889046 gene encoding elongation of very long chain fatty acids protein 4 isoform X1, which translates to MASAWQSVKSMHQWMLENGDKRTDPWLLVYSPMPVASIFLLYLGVVWAGPKLMKHRQPVDLKAVLIVYNFAMVCLSVYMFHEFLVTSILSNYSYLCQPVDYSTSPLAMRMAKACWWFFFSKVIELADTVFFILRKKNSQLTFLHVYHHGTMIFNWWAGAKYLAGGQSFCIGLLNTFVHTVMYSYYGLAALGPHMQKYLWWKRYLTSLQLLQFVLLTTHTGYNLFTECDFPDSMNAYVFFYCVSLILLFSNFYYQSYLSRKSKKT; encoded by the exons ATAAGAGGACAGATCCATGGTTACTGGTCTACTCCCCCATGCCAGTGGCTTCTATATTCCTCCTCtatcttggtgtggtctgggctGGGCCCAAGCTGATGAAACACAGGCAACCTGTTGACCTCAAGGCTGTGCTCATTGTCTACAACTTCGCCatggtctgcctgtctgtctacatGTTCCACGAG TTCTTGGTCACGTCCATACTGTCTAACTACAGTTACTTGTGTCAACCTGTGGATTACAGCACTAGCCCACTGGCGATGAGG ATGGCCAAAGCATGCTGGTGGTTTTTCTTCTCCAAGGTCATAGAATTGGCTGACACG GTGTTTTTCATCCTGAGGAAGAAAAACAGTCAGCTGACCTTCCTGCATGTCTATCACCATGGCACCATGATCTTCAACTGGTGGGCAGGGGCGAAGTACCTGGCTGGAGGCCAAT cGTTCTGCATCGGTCTTCTCAACACCTTCGTCCACACTGTAATGTACTCCTACTACGGACTGGCTGCTCTTGGGCCTCACATGCAGAAGTACTTATGGTGGAAACGCTATCTGACGTCACTTCAGCTG CTCCAGTTTGTCCTGCTGACAACTCACACAGGCTACAACCTCTTCACTGAGTGTGACTTCCCAGACTCCATGAATGCCTATgtgtttttctactgtgtcagCCTCATCCTACTCTTCAGCAACTTCTACTATCAGAGCTACCTCAGCAGGAAGAGCAAGAAGACGTGA